The Juglans regia cultivar Chandler chromosome 6, Walnut 2.0, whole genome shotgun sequence genome contains the following window.
GACTTGAGTAAACTAAACTTGAGTGATGTCTTGTTATTGTAGATGGATCGACATCtaatgataaatttaatattaaaatgcaACTAGGTAGTTAGAAAAGTATGATTAGATCATCTGTACCCTTCACACAGTTtgccaaaatataaattgatttaagATAGTAAGTTTCTTGTTTGATCCCTAGTACCTCCTGGAACATATAGCTTCACAATCTCCATTgtctataaaaattttatgataaaTCGTTTATAAAAATTGGTTATATATGCACATAGAAATACGTTTTATGATAAATCATTTATATTAGTTTTTCTGAGTAGTGTTAATAGTTTGTGAAAGTAGAGGGCCAGGGTTGTGTGAATATCACAATTGTCTATTTTCCCTCTAATTAAGACTAGGTTGCTTTGTTAGACCTGTCTGTTTGTGATCTGCAGAAGACAAACCCAACTCTACAGCAACCCAACTCTACAAACCCAAGCCCGAATCATTACATCACAAGAATTTCACAAAGGGTGAACTCTAATGACGTTATAGTTTGATAATTAGCTCCATGCACACTCCCAATTCATGGATGCATGGTGAGTATCGGCAATATACAGAGCATCAATATTCAAATTTCGAGGAAAAATTACCTTAATGCAGGATCTAATTAACTGTCCTATTCGGCTTTATAGCTCCTCTTCCAAATTGAGTTGTTGGCTAATGGTGGGGTCCTTCCTCCAAGTATGGATTCTCACAATATTTGAAGGATAGCTGTGCCGAATAGAGTGTAATTAAGATAACAGCCGCAATTTCGAGAAATAAACCCATAAACCCGAAGAATGTTTTACATATTAAAGGTGGAAGGAAGGACATAGGGGTTGAGATTTTCTTATGCCTACCTTATGATTCGGGGCACAAACCATAAGGGTCCTGCTTGGTAGGAGTCGTCTTCGATTTGGAAAGGGAATAtcgaaacaaaaaaacagaggGACGAGGAGGATGGTGGGAAGCAATGGGAGAATAAGCAATACGGGAAACCGcaaggggaaaaataaaatcgtatttaagatttattgtggcgtttttaaaaaaaatcgttgTAATAAATCCTTAAACACGAAGAAAATGGTCGACGGTATAGATCTCAGACCATTGCGTCGAAATATTTCACCGTAATAAATACAAATGTCGTCGCAACTAGAGCAGATAACTGTTCACTCATGCTATGTTCATGTCTTTGCGCTATTATTCAACGGCGACTTCGAATTTGACGGAAAAAGAGCTTATtgcgttgttttttttttcaacaaatgtAAAAACGTTGGGAAATGTCTCTTTTGTTGTAGTGGTAATTTggtcgattcgtgaaaacttaCAAAGTTTTTACGAGGTTCGTAAAGCCTAAAAAAATTTCACTATTGAATTCCTAGCGGATTGTTACAATGAAGCTCTTGGAGATGATGATTAGCAAACGACATAGGCCCAATATGATAACTCATACCACTTTAATTCATGGACTCTATGAAGATGGAAAGCTACGAGAAGCTTTGGATTCTTgacagaggagagagagagagagaagcttgAGATTGACtaaaggggagaaagagagcTTGACAGTGACAGGCTTGACAAAGGATtagtaaataataagaaaaattctatacacgaAGCTACTGCCACACTTTTATCccactatgtaagatgtgacatTTATCACCAACTGATGATCCTTTATTGAATGTTTATTTCTTatccaatggtgataaatatatcatatcttacatagtgagatgagaatatagtgtataacattactcctACTTCAAAGATTGATTCTTCAAACTAGTTCATAAATATAGAACAAAAATAGGGCAtcgtctattttttatttttgtgaggcACTTTGAGCAAGATGCGGTGAAATCTTAGTTTTACACCTTCAAATAAGATGTAGTCACGTTAGTGTCTtaacattaatattacaatACATGCGAATACAGTGgagataaatatttattaattgagtaatgctatacaccatactttcattttaaaatgataattaaaagaaaaaaatcgtTTAATAATTGATAGAGAATAGAGAATCAACAAACGAGAAAAATCAACGAAtagaattgaaaatattttaatgaaacaaataaattaaactaaattcaATTAAAGTACTAGTCTTTCTCGGAGGAGGGCATTCAATATAACGTGTGTCAATAGAGTACAATATTCAACCCATTGATCACGTACGTTTTACCAAATTCATTGAATTTTTAGAGCTCCTTGCATGCATGCCAACTTCTATTTGGCATTACCTCAAAGTGATAGACAAGAAACAACTGGAAAAGTACGATACTCcatttgtttataaatttggtCAATTTTAACAACTGATGTGACTAAATTACCTTCAATTGTTTAAGGTGTGCAAAGATTAATTGAGACATCTTTCTTGCCCACTTAATTGTCATTGGTATGGACTCAAAATGATTAATAACAGAAGCGGTCTCTCTCATtcaagaataattataaaaatatgcataataaaataattatacaactGTAAGATATTTCGTGGTTTTCTAGTCGTACGTAATGGATGCTTATTCTAACATTGGTAGGTATTATAAGTACTTTGACTAAGACCCGTTCAGTTACAAGTCTAAGTTGAaatcaattcagtttaatttaatCTTAAGTTCAatataatatctaaatactaaattcatctcaactcaaaatctccttatatgtgaaatttataatatttttcaactaaacACATATTCATACATAGggtccacaaccttttttaatttctcataaaaagtactaaactcatcttaaaatctaaacacatctaaattcattttagatAGTCCCCACATAACTTACTCTACatactcaactcattactattcataaaaaattcaactcaatacAGGTCAATATCCAAACGTAGTCTAAATCTAATATTCTAACATGAGCTTTTTACATATGAGACTTTGAGAACTAATTTAGggtatctatatttttattatagtgGGAGTCCACATTATAATGTACCCATGAGTAccggcctagctagctagacaaCATACAGCGTGTATATAGTGAGAAATGGCCGCGTGGATAGCCTCCTAGATCTATGGTCTCTCCATTATATGTTAGTCAACTGTCAATATTATACatgaatttaaatttgatttttctcaATCTGATCCTggaaactaattttttaatgatacacAGTGATCTAATGCTGATCAGAATCTTCGCATGAATGCAAGATTTCCATATCATGTACTGTCGACGTTATCGGCTTGAGTCAAAAATTAACTTTGGTGGCACTTAATTCCTTTTGTTGGCAAAAAGTCTTGTACGGGCCGGCGATGGCATCTATTCAATCCCGTGTGCCAATTGAACTTGTTTTTTAAAGTACTGTGGCGTGGCGTGGCCTAATCTATTCAATACCTCGTGCAAATTAATGGTATATAATGAGACTAGATCAACTCTAGGGCTGTTTGGGaagtaagatgagttgaaaattttataaatagtagtgaattttatttctacatgcatataataaattataaaaatctgattttttatatatagactatagtactTATGCTTAAATGGTTTAGCAAATTATCGAAAACTATTTTGTGAAATTATCGTGTCACACAATAGAAAAGTAGACTTGAAAGTTTAAGAATTCTTtgtttatttcacttttttatgttgtattgaattatatatttgagatgtaattaatgtatggaTTTTATTTCTCGTATttactactttgtttatttttttcattttacttgccgttcatgataatataaaaaatgatactatctttaaagttatatttatataaatttaacataaaagaaatcattattaagttttgaagttaattacataaaagtaatttatgaatttataaatattttaactcaccgaaaatcataatatataatatatacacatttttatattttgataatgataaaaaattaatggaaaaaatattttattattttaatggaaaaatatatgcacaaatccatattaataaaaaaattaattgaatctcTATCCGttcaaacaaagaaatttaagttcgaacggtcATTAACTTATCccgggaaaaaaaatttaatttcccgccaatattattattcgaacagattatatattattttaatgaatattaatttcatattcgaatctattttgttctgtccgaacggttttttttttagacgattttgttcgtcacaaaatatcttgtttgAATGGATATTTTTCCGTTTGAATGGACTTAACAGTTCAGGcatttttagagaaaattttgtctctaaaaatgacttttagagatgaaatttgtttccatttttaaaagtcaaatttcttgtagtggtggCAATTGAACTTGTTGTTCCAAGTCTTGTGGCGGTAGCCTCTTGCACGTTCATTGACTTCTAGAGCTACAATTCATATCTCGAGAACACGTGGATCACAACCTTGACTACAGCAGTAGAAAATGCATGGTGAGACCGGAAAGCCTCCTCCAGCTCCGTACATGCGCTCGTGATTTGTGGAGCTTCATTGTGTTTTACAAAACAGTTGAGGATTCGTTATATTTTCTGTCAAATCGaatttgtagagagagagaaaatggttTGGgtagattaattaaattttttggattcgtaatttatttatatctttctCTGAATTTTAAGGTTTGAAGAGaactctaaaatatatatatatatatatgtatatctattttttatttttttaaaatattatttttatttaataattaataaaatatcttttaataatatttgaaaatgttacaaaaataaaggtgaaagaaaagcaaaacaaagGTTATGTAAAATGCATTAGCAGAAGCTCCCAACGAAAATACGTcatcctctctcactctctctctctctctatatatatataaaagggttTTGGGAGTCGACTCTAGAGACCCAattgataatattgataaatCGATTCGCCGAACAGTCTGCATGCACGTGCCTAGCAGAACCGGAAAGGTCGATGACATTATTGAAccgagagagatcagagagactCGATCCAATGAATGGCTGTCGATTGCACATGTATTGATCTTGACTTTGCGCCATTTcttactattttcttttctgtttttttataatagaaacTGCTttcattaataagaaaatattacaacTTAGAATCTGACCAAACAACTTGTTCAATACAATCGGGACAAGAATCCCACCAAGTTAttcaaagtttatatatatatatatatatatatatatatatatatatatattattaatgagTAAAAGGTTTAAAATTTGGAACATCCCAAAAAATGGAAAGATACACGtacttatctatatatatctatatgccCTTTCCTCCCAAACCTCTATCCACAACCAGAAAGGAATTATATGCTCTTGCAATATCACCCAACCTTTAATATGATTTGTATCACGGCCAGCATCTTTGTGAGCTTGCTtccctttctcttctttctcttatgGAAGATCAGGAGAGCCCAACAATCTGCACCTCAAAGTTCACTTCCACCAGAAGCTGGTGGTGCATGGCCTATAATCGGCCACCTCCACCTATTAGCAAGGTCAAAATTACCTGCCCATATAATCATGGGTAATATGGCAGACAAGTATGGACCCATCTTCACCATCAGGTTGGGCGTGCATAAAACTATAGTGGTCAGCAATTCAGAGATAGCCAAAGAGTGTCTTACTACCAAAGACAAAACCTTTGCCAGCCGTCCAAAAGCTATGGTATCAGAACTCATGGGCTATAACTACGCTATATTCGGTTTGAGCCCTTATGGTCGTTATTGGCGCCAAGTTCGAAGAATAACCATACTCGAATTCCTTTCAGATCAACGCCTTGAGATGTTCAAACACATAGGAGAATCAGAAGTAAACACATCTATAAGAGAAACATATCAACTCTTGCTCAATAACAACAAGCTCGTGTTGGTGGAAATGAGGAGATGGTTCAGCAACATTACGCTAAACACCGTATTTAGGATGGTTGTAGGGAAGCGATTTGCTTCGGCTACCAATGGGGATAAGGATGAAGGAAATGATCTCCAATGTCGGAAGGCATTGACAGATTTCCTCATGTTCGCCGGAAAGTTTGTGGTCTCGGATGCACTTCCATATCTAAGGTGGTTGGACTTGGGTGGCGATCAGAGAGGCATGAAGAAATCCGCAAGAGAAGTGGATCATGTGCTTGAAGGTTTGCTAGAAGAACATAAACAAAGAAAGCTCTCGAGTGAGGTGAAGAATGGACACCAAGACTTTATGGATGTGATGCTATCCTTTGTCACAGATAACATAGAGATTTCCAATTTTGATGCTGATACAATCACCAAAGCTACTTGCCTGGTatgattataattatacttGTCTATTATCATTTGCATTGGCAACATCATATATAGAAAAAGGACCCCATGAGACGAATATAACATGATTAGTAATTGCTTTAACAATTGAAAGTGTGATTTCTTCTATGACCTTAGTGTTTTCTATATTAGAAGTAGCAATTCGTTACAATTCAAGTTTCACGTGAACTATTTAGAAAACCTAGTCAATGATATCAAGCTGCATATATGTACAAATGTACTTCCTAATACTTGATACTCGCCCCCTAGACTATGACCTTTGCGGGATATTCTATTTGATCTCAAACTTTGCCACTTTTGCAGAACCTTATCTTAGCGGGCACAGATACAACAGCAGTGACCTTGACATGGACTCTCTGTCTACTTCTCAACAACCGTGAGGCTCTTGAGAAAGTCCAACAAGAACTAGATCTCCAGGTTGGCAAGGAAAGGCAAGTGGAGGATTCAGACATGAAAAACCTAGTATATCTTCAAGCTGTCATCAAAGAATCACTGCGTTTATACCCTGCAGCCCCACTTACTTTACCACACGAGTCCACCGAAGACTGTACTTTGGCTGGTTACCATGTCCCGGCAGGCACACGCCTTCTTGTTAATCTAGCAAAGATCCATCAAGACCCACTTGTGTGGCCGGAACCAACCAAATTTCGTCCAGAAAGATTCCTTACTACCCACAAAGATATCAACGTTAGGGGTCAGAATTTTGACTTGATACCATTTGGCAGTGGTAGAAGAGTTTGCCCCGGAATCTCGCTTGGGTTAAATCTTACTCAACTGACGCTTGCTACCTTCCTCCATGCTTTTGACATTTCAACCCCATCAGCTGAACCAGTAGATATGGTTGAGAAAGACATTGGAGTTACCTCCATGAAAGCAACACCACTCGAAGTCCATCTCACTCCACGCCTTCTTGCTCAATTATATCATGTGTAATTTGAGGACTAGATATTAAGTAACTTTTGTGTGAACAACTAGGATACATATTGCTTAACTAGGTGTGTGTTCTAGTTATGCTTATCTTATGCAGGCAATATGCAGtgtatctaataaaaaaaatcacatctgTTAGAACCTGAGAAAACTTCAAGGAAGAATAATTACGTtcactttctatataatattttacttgttCTCGTGTTAAGATTATTGTCCAAATTTAAATCTCGTATTTGCTTAGACAAATAATAAGGTTATTTATTGGATACTCATTCAGATTGCATCATAGTTTCATATGTTTCCATGAGGAATGGATCttaagcaaaaagaaaagaatacaatatcatagattttcttttatgataagcgaaaattatatttcatctcCAGCTATAAGGAAAAAAGCATTTGTAACGGATTATTTGTAACgataatgactatttacgaCGAAAATAGACTACTTTTAACattaaatagtcattttttcaagaaataactgatcacaattaagcagttttcttatagtgtatATCCTCTTCAACTAATGTCTCTCCCTAAAATCGCTAAaacaagtatatataaataatgtataTTTGCCGCAAATACCCATTTTTCATCAAAAATAAGCCATTTCCACAAAATTGCATGCCACATTTGATGCAATTTTAACAAccaaaataatgtttttaattggcgGATTGATCTAGTGGGGCCTCAAACCGAACAAAGACTTTCGTAGTCGGTTCTCCTCTCCAGCCTAGCCGCTCTCTCTCAAAACCTTCGATCTAAACATCGCCAGACTCAGAGATTGCGAAAGGGGATGGGAGCTTCGTCTCCTCCCCCCTCCTCTCTTCTCCTTCCGTTCCTCTGTCTTTCTGTCTGTGTGGGTTTTTCTGTtagttttttgagtttttcagGCCGAATAAAGGAGGGTTGTCGTTTCGGGTCTTTCCGTCCATCACTTGTCAACACGCACCACTCCGGGACgatgcccagccgccgatcttcaagaccaccgaatccggcgtccatcggagtggagcgtagcccacACGCGCGGGAGTAAGTTTCCGGATCGCGTCTGCGCGTGTCCATCACGCACTACCGGGGAGCCTTTTTCCGACGCCACGCTCGGCTTCTCTGGACTCCTCGACTCCGGGACTTCCAAGATTGACAGCCGATTTCCTCCCAGAGTGACCAGTGAGATGCACGCGCCACTGCCGATCTTATGTGCACTGTTCACTCGTTTTGGTGtccaatttttgttttcttttttgtcgttcagtttgtttgtttttttacctGAGTGTGGTGTTGAGCTTTGGATCGACGCAATTCGGAGCAAGTGCTATTTGAGAGAGG
Protein-coding sequences here:
- the LOC108987555 gene encoding cytochrome P450 CYP82D47-like, whose amino-acid sequence is MLLQYHPTFNMICITASIFVSLLPFLFFLLWKIRRAQQSAPQSSLPPEAGGAWPIIGHLHLLARSKLPAHIIMGNMADKYGPIFTIRLGVHKTIVVSNSEIAKECLTTKDKTFASRPKAMVSELMGYNYAIFGLSPYGRYWRQVRRITILEFLSDQRLEMFKHIGESEVNTSIRETYQLLLNNNKLVLVEMRRWFSNITLNTVFRMVVGKRFASATNGDKDEGNDLQCRKALTDFLMFAGKFVVSDALPYLRWLDLGGDQRGMKKSAREVDHVLEGLLEEHKQRKLSSEVKNGHQDFMDVMLSFVTDNIEISNFDADTITKATCLNLILAGTDTTAVTLTWTLCLLLNNREALEKVQQELDLQVGKERQVEDSDMKNLVYLQAVIKESLRLYPAAPLTLPHESTEDCTLAGYHVPAGTRLLVNLAKIHQDPLVWPEPTKFRPERFLTTHKDINVRGQNFDLIPFGSGRRVCPGISLGLNLTQLTLATFLHAFDISTPSAEPVDMVEKDIGVTSMKATPLEVHLTPRLLAQLYHV